Proteins encoded together in one Hymenobacter monticola window:
- a CDS encoding NADP-dependent malic enzyme — protein MLKINKQDALNYHSQEPAGKIEVIPTKPVSTQLDLALAYSPGVAEPCKEIAANPDDVYKYTAKGNLVAVISNGTAVLGLGNIGPAASKPVMEGKGVLFKKFAGIDCFDIEIDATDPDEFIKIVKSLEPTFGGINLEDIKAPECFRIETELREKMNIPLMHDDQHGTAIISSAALLNALEVVGKKIEDVRMVVSGAGAAAVSCLRLYLALGLKKENVVVFDKDGLIHDRRTNLAPIQMQFATSRAVNNLEEAMQDADVFLGLSAANVLPAGLLLRMAPNPIVFALANPDPEVSYQLAMATRDDLIMATGRSDHPNQVNNVLGFPYIFRGAMDVRATEINEAMKLAAVHALAELSKEPVPEMVNKAYGDNTLAFGRTYLIPKPLDPRLITSISPAVARAAMESGVAKAPIEDWAAYEDHLRARLGVNQKLMNRITSAAKANPKRVVFAEADNYKILKAAQILRDEGVCWPILLGPQEKIEAIARENSVDLEGCEIINILKQDAKRDEYANLLYQKRQRRGMTLYEGRRLMRERNYFAAMMVETGEADACITGLTKDYGKSIIPSLQVIGTEEGVRRVASMYIIQHKKGPYFFADTTVNINPTAEEMVEIIGLTARAVRFFDTAPRIAVISYSNFGSNAGVLPEKTRKATELAKARFPNLLIDGEMQANVALSPALLQEHYGFSPLAEKGANTLVFPNVESGNIAYKVLQEIGGAEVIGPVLMGMRKPVHILQLGASVRDIVNMASIAVVDAQMGSKAL, from the coding sequence ATGCTGAAAATAAACAAGCAAGACGCCCTCAACTACCACTCGCAGGAGCCCGCTGGTAAGATTGAGGTCATCCCCACCAAGCCGGTAAGCACCCAACTCGACCTGGCCCTGGCCTACTCGCCCGGCGTGGCCGAGCCCTGCAAGGAAATCGCCGCCAACCCCGACGACGTGTACAAATACACCGCCAAGGGCAACCTGGTGGCCGTTATTTCGAATGGCACAGCCGTGCTGGGGCTGGGCAACATCGGCCCCGCCGCCAGCAAGCCAGTGATGGAAGGCAAAGGCGTGCTCTTCAAGAAGTTCGCCGGTATCGATTGCTTCGATATTGAGATTGACGCCACCGACCCCGACGAGTTTATCAAGATTGTGAAGTCGCTGGAGCCTACCTTCGGCGGCATCAACCTGGAAGACATCAAGGCGCCGGAGTGCTTCCGCATCGAGACGGAGCTGCGCGAGAAGATGAACATCCCGCTGATGCACGACGACCAGCACGGCACGGCCATCATCTCGTCGGCCGCCCTGTTGAACGCGCTGGAAGTGGTGGGCAAGAAAATTGAGGACGTGCGCATGGTGGTGAGCGGAGCGGGCGCGGCGGCTGTGTCGTGCCTGCGGCTGTACCTGGCGCTGGGCCTGAAAAAGGAAAACGTGGTGGTGTTCGACAAGGACGGCCTCATCCACGACCGGCGCACCAACCTGGCGCCCATTCAGATGCAGTTTGCCACCAGCCGCGCCGTGAACAACCTAGAGGAGGCTATGCAGGACGCCGACGTGTTTCTGGGCCTTTCGGCGGCCAATGTGCTGCCGGCCGGCCTGCTCTTGCGCATGGCCCCGAACCCTATCGTGTTTGCCCTGGCCAACCCCGACCCCGAGGTGAGCTACCAGCTGGCCATGGCCACGCGCGACGACCTCATCATGGCCACCGGCCGCTCCGACCACCCCAACCAGGTGAACAACGTGCTGGGTTTCCCCTACATCTTCCGGGGGGCCATGGACGTGCGCGCCACCGAAATCAACGAGGCCATGAAGCTGGCGGCGGTGCACGCCCTGGCCGAGCTCAGCAAGGAGCCCGTGCCCGAGATGGTGAACAAAGCCTACGGCGACAACACGCTGGCCTTTGGTCGCACCTACCTCATTCCTAAGCCCCTCGACCCGCGCCTCATCACCAGCATCAGCCCGGCCGTGGCCCGGGCGGCCATGGAAAGCGGTGTGGCCAAGGCGCCCATCGAAGACTGGGCCGCCTACGAAGACCACCTGCGCGCCCGCCTCGGCGTGAACCAGAAGCTGATGAACCGCATCACCTCGGCAGCCAAGGCCAACCCCAAGCGGGTGGTGTTTGCCGAAGCCGACAACTACAAGATTCTCAAAGCCGCCCAGATTCTGCGCGACGAGGGCGTGTGCTGGCCCATTCTGCTGGGGCCGCAGGAAAAGATTGAAGCCATTGCCCGTGAGAACAGCGTGGACCTGGAAGGTTGTGAAATCATCAACATCCTGAAGCAGGACGCCAAGCGCGACGAGTACGCCAACCTACTGTACCAGAAGCGCCAGCGCCGGGGCATGACCCTCTACGAAGGCCGCCGCCTGATGCGGGAGCGCAACTACTTCGCCGCCATGATGGTGGAAACCGGCGAGGCCGACGCCTGCATCACCGGCCTCACCAAAGACTACGGCAAGAGCATCATTCCCTCGCTGCAGGTCATTGGCACCGAAGAAGGCGTGCGTCGCGTGGCTTCCATGTACATCATTCAGCACAAGAAAGGACCGTATTTCTTTGCCGATACCACGGTGAACATTAACCCCACGGCCGAGGAAATGGTGGAGATTATTGGCCTCACGGCCCGCGCGGTGCGCTTCTTCGACACCGCGCCGCGCATTGCCGTCATCAGCTACTCCAACTTCGGCTCCAACGCCGGCGTGCTGCCCGAAAAGACCCGCAAAGCCACGGAGCTGGCCAAAGCCCGCTTCCCCAATCTGCTGATTGACGGTGAGATGCAGGCCAACGTGGCCCTGAGTCCGGCCTTGTTACAGGAGCACTACGGCTTCTCGCCCCTGGCCGAGAAAGGCGCCAACACGCTGGTGTTTCCGAACGTGGAGTCGGGCAACATTGCCTACAAGGTGCTACAGGAAATCGGCGGTGCCGAGGTGATTGGGCCCGTGCTCATGGGCATGCGCAAGCCGGTGCACATCCTGCAGCTCGGCGCCAGCGTGCGCGACATCGTGAACATGGCCTCCATCGCGGTGGTGGATGCGCAGATGGGCAGCAAGGCGCTGTAG
- the ruvA gene encoding Holliday junction branch migration protein RuvA, whose product MIAYLDGKLAYKDATLAIVDILGVGYEVRISLATFSKLPAEGEATKIYTYQHIKEDGQTLYGFLDPNEKALFLQLISVSGIGPGTGIVMVSSMSVGEIRDAIVHENVRAIQAIKGVGPKTAQRVILELKDKLRKDELLAKAGVDTVPLARQHNTRRAEALQALVTLGFARAAAEKQLDQIQQKHGGELSVEELIKFALKSH is encoded by the coding sequence ATGATTGCCTACCTCGACGGTAAACTTGCCTACAAAGACGCCACGCTGGCCATTGTTGATATTCTAGGCGTGGGCTATGAAGTCCGCATTTCGCTGGCCACTTTCTCCAAGCTGCCGGCGGAGGGCGAAGCCACCAAAATCTATACTTACCAGCACATCAAGGAAGACGGCCAAACCTTGTACGGCTTCCTGGACCCCAACGAGAAAGCGCTGTTTCTGCAGCTGATTTCGGTGTCGGGCATTGGGCCGGGCACGGGCATTGTGATGGTGAGCAGCATGAGCGTGGGCGAAATCCGCGATGCCATTGTGCACGAAAATGTGCGGGCCATTCAGGCCATCAAGGGCGTGGGCCCGAAAACGGCCCAGCGCGTGATTTTGGAGCTAAAAGACAAGCTGCGCAAGGACGAACTGCTGGCCAAAGCCGGCGTGGACACGGTGCCGCTGGCCCGCCAGCACAATACGCGGCGCGCCGAAGCGTTGCAGGCGCTGGTGACCCTCGGCTTTGCGCGGGCCGCTGCCGAGAAGCAGTTGGACCAGATTCAGCAGAAGCACGGCGGGGAGCTGAGCGTGGAGGAATTGATTAAATTTGCTTTGAAGTCGCATTAG
- a CDS encoding LysM peptidoglycan-binding domain-containing protein, with protein MLRHRRRWLGLGLLGLLLPLPKAMAQQVPASDSTGQISTTLPALLGDTVRVRLELQPDSLVAAPVQVDSARLQWLRTPPTLRDLVCDRVGCFETDVPHQFNNAVMAYVTLFTARNRSYLQRVLERENLYFPLFEKYLAKYNLPTDLKYLAVVESALIPTAKSPVGATGLWQFMGPTAGDLRLVRDEWIDERMAPEKATEAACKHLRYLYGVFHDWELVLAAYNWGAGSVQRVMRRTGKKTFWDLYPHMPAETRNYVPTFTAIMYSMKYAEAHGLRTDKLRYQYAEAMDTLGLRGRAFDLRRLSRACGYEDSLFLTRFNPELRRAALPAGYRSYVVRFPASAAEHLGDVDRNTLLDYCQPTAELPRPLAALPPRLEGVEPWVSKQLLAATDGPRARDEAAAPRFRRVPHKVKKGETLASLAERFEVSQSQLRRWNELPKGKALKPGKQLVIFVPLPTAAPSTPKAPVEAIAAAPRPVRPLVSAEEALARKEQADANAREVTRVQELIKQEKQQEARLVAIRQRQAIQQAAAEAQARVAARRLAQTQAAEARRNEAKAAVAAEPEVAVETAPGAEETPNNGPYTVRRGDNLTKLAREHGVSVAQLVAWNKLPSENVTMGQRLEFSAPAEVEAVAEAPRKHAKPAAKEVAAAPKATLSKHDLASKVHLVQPGDTLFNISRRFGVSVQQLREVNHLTSDEVKLGQKLLVPQS; from the coding sequence ATGCTCCGCCATCGCCGCCGCTGGCTGGGCCTGGGGCTGCTGGGGCTGCTGTTGCCCCTGCCCAAAGCCATGGCCCAGCAGGTGCCGGCGTCGGACTCGACCGGCCAGATAAGCACCACGCTGCCAGCGCTGTTGGGCGATACCGTGCGGGTGCGCCTGGAGCTGCAACCCGACTCGCTGGTGGCCGCGCCCGTGCAGGTCGACTCGGCCCGGCTGCAGTGGCTGCGCACCCCGCCCACCCTGCGCGACCTAGTGTGCGACCGGGTGGGCTGCTTCGAAACCGACGTGCCCCACCAGTTCAACAACGCGGTGATGGCCTACGTGACCCTGTTCACGGCCCGCAACCGCAGCTACCTGCAGCGCGTGCTGGAGCGCGAAAACCTCTATTTCCCGCTCTTTGAGAAGTACCTCGCCAAGTACAACCTGCCCACCGACCTGAAGTACCTGGCCGTGGTGGAGTCGGCCCTGATTCCGACGGCCAAGTCGCCGGTGGGCGCCACCGGCCTCTGGCAGTTTATGGGCCCCACGGCCGGCGACCTGCGCCTGGTGCGCGACGAGTGGATTGACGAGCGCATGGCCCCCGAAAAGGCCACCGAGGCTGCCTGCAAGCACCTGCGCTACCTCTACGGCGTGTTTCACGACTGGGAGCTGGTGCTGGCCGCCTACAACTGGGGCGCGGGCAGCGTGCAGCGCGTGATGCGCCGCACCGGCAAAAAGACCTTCTGGGACCTATACCCGCACATGCCCGCCGAAACGCGCAACTACGTGCCCACCTTCACGGCCATCATGTACAGTATGAAGTACGCCGAGGCCCACGGCCTGCGCACCGACAAGCTGCGCTACCAATACGCCGAGGCCATGGACACGCTGGGCCTGCGCGGCCGCGCCTTCGACCTGCGCCGCCTGAGCCGCGCCTGCGGCTACGAGGATTCCCTGTTTCTCACCCGCTTCAACCCCGAGCTGCGGCGCGCGGCCCTGCCCGCCGGCTACCGCTCCTACGTGGTGCGGTTTCCGGCCTCGGCGGCGGAGCATCTGGGCGATGTCGACCGCAACACCTTGCTGGACTACTGCCAGCCCACGGCCGAGCTGCCGCGCCCGCTGGCCGCGCTGCCGCCCCGTCTGGAAGGCGTGGAGCCCTGGGTGAGCAAGCAGCTGCTGGCCGCCACCGATGGCCCGCGGGCCAGGGATGAGGCGGCTGCGCCCCGTTTCCGGCGGGTGCCGCACAAGGTGAAGAAAGGCGAAACGCTAGCCAGCTTGGCCGAGCGGTTTGAGGTGAGCCAAAGCCAGCTGCGCCGCTGGAACGAGCTACCCAAAGGCAAGGCCCTCAAGCCGGGCAAGCAGCTGGTCATTTTCGTGCCCCTGCCCACGGCCGCCCCCAGCACGCCCAAAGCGCCGGTGGAAGCCATTGCCGCCGCGCCGCGCCCAGTGCGTCCGCTGGTTTCGGCCGAGGAGGCTTTAGCCCGCAAAGAGCAGGCCGACGCCAATGCCCGGGAAGTGACCCGGGTGCAGGAACTGATTAAGCAGGAAAAGCAGCAGGAAGCCCGGCTGGTAGCCATTCGGCAGCGGCAGGCTATTCAGCAAGCCGCGGCGGAAGCCCAGGCCCGCGTGGCCGCCCGCCGTCTGGCCCAGACGCAAGCCGCCGAGGCCAGGCGCAACGAAGCCAAAGCCGCTGTGGCCGCAGAGCCGGAAGTGGCCGTCGAAACTGCTCCGGGAGCGGAAGAAACGCCCAACAATGGGCCCTACACCGTGCGCCGGGGCGATAACCTGACCAAGCTGGCCCGCGAGCACGGCGTGAGCGTGGCGCAACTGGTGGCCTGGAACAAGCTGCCTTCCGAAAATGTGACCATGGGCCAGCGGCTGGAGTTCAGCGCGCCGGCCGAGGTGGAAGCCGTAGCTGAAGCGCCGCGCAAGCATGCCAAGCCGGCGGCGAAGGAAGTAGCTGCCGCGCCCAAAGCCACGCTGAGCAAGCACGACCTGGCCTCCAAAGTGCATTTGGTGCAGCCCGGCGACACGCTGTTCAACATTTCGCGCCGGTTTGGGGTGAGCGTGCAGCAGCTTCGCGAAGTCAACCACCTCACTTCTGACGAGGTGAAGCTGGGCCAAAAGCTGCTGGTGCCGCAGAGTTAA